A section of the Passer domesticus isolate bPasDom1 chromosome 17, bPasDom1.hap1, whole genome shotgun sequence genome encodes:
- the YPEL1 gene encoding protein yippee-like 1 isoform X1 — MVKMTKSKTFQAYLPNCHRTYSCIHCRAHLANHDELISKSFQGSQGRAYLFNSVVNVGCGPAEERVLLTGLHAVADIYCENCKTTLGWKYEHAFESSQKYKEGKFIIELAHMIKDNGWE; from the exons ATGGTAAAAATGACAAAGTCAAAAACGTTCCAGGCTTACCTGCCAAACTGTCACCGAACCTACAGCTGCATCCACTGCAGAGCCCATCTCGCCAATCACGATGAATTGATCTCCAAG tccTTCCAGGGAAGCCAGGGACGAGCCTACCTCTTCAATTCTGT gGTAAATGTGGGCTGTGGTCCAGCAGAGGAGAGAGTTCTTCTGACAGGTTTACATGCTGTAGCAGATATCTATTGTGAAAACTGTAAAACCACTCTTGGATGGAAATAT gaaCATGCTTTTGAGAGCAGTCAGAAatacaaagaaggaaaatttatCATTGAACTTGCCCACATGATAAAAGACAATGGCTGGGAGTGA
- the YPEL1 gene encoding protein yippee-like 1 isoform X2, whose product MEELLVQLVQKDQGCSSQALKLLHKPNQPSSFQGSQGRAYLFNSVVNVGCGPAEERVLLTGLHAVADIYCENCKTTLGWKYEHAFESSQKYKEGKFIIELAHMIKDNGWE is encoded by the exons ATGGAAGAACTGCTGGTTCAGTTGGTTCAGAAGGACCAAGGGTGCAGTTCCCAGGCACTGAAACTGCTCCACAAGCCAAACCAGCCCTCA tccTTCCAGGGAAGCCAGGGACGAGCCTACCTCTTCAATTCTGT gGTAAATGTGGGCTGTGGTCCAGCAGAGGAGAGAGTTCTTCTGACAGGTTTACATGCTGTAGCAGATATCTATTGTGAAAACTGTAAAACCACTCTTGGATGGAAATAT gaaCATGCTTTTGAGAGCAGTCAGAAatacaaagaaggaaaatttatCATTGAACTTGCCCACATGATAAAAGACAATGGCTGGGAGTGA